A window of Maioricimonas rarisocia genomic DNA:
ACAGGCCATCCCGCTTGATCAGATCGACGCAGAGACGTTGCCGCGATTCCTTCAGGACCCGGCGGTCGCATTCCGCAACTATCCGAGCTATCAGGCCCCCGCTGAGGAGGCCGGCCTGTTTCGCCAGGGCCAGCCGCTCAGGATCCCCGGCGTCGGTGCCCTGCCGGACGGACGCACGATTGCCGTCCTCGACCACGATGCCCGGTTCGTCGGCGTCGGCGAATTCCGCTCCCGTCGCGGACTGGTCCCGCGGCTCGTCATGCCCGAAGCCACCTGATCATCCACCCCGGCAGACAAATGGGGCAGACGTTCCAGCCGTAGGTCAGGCGCCGCCTGACGCAAACGATCTTCGGTGCTCCACGCGGTCCGGGTGCCACGGCTCTGCGAGCCGTGCGTAGCCAGGTTCCGGCATCCACCTCGGAAGAAAGTGGGGCAGACATTCCTGTCTGCCCGGTAGCGTCCTTCCCTCACCCGCAGCACGTAGGCTGGGACTGGTCCCAGCACTTCTGCAGATCAGTTCGACGACCGAGTGCCGTACCTCTGCGAGCCATGCAAATTCAAGGTGAGGCCTCCACTCTCGAACTCCAGATGGATCAGACATTCCTGTCTGCCTGTCAGCGTCCCCCCCTCCCCCCAACAAAAAAACGGCACCGCCCCCTGCACTGGAGACGATGCCGCTGTTGGTTCAGAGTGTGTTCGGCGTCGTTCGGTCGATCAGAACCGCGGCCCCGAACCCCGCGGCAGCAGTTCCGGCTGCGGCGGAGGAGGCGGAATGTCTTCGGCCGAAAGCATTTCAATCTCGTTGGCCGGTGCATTCTCCGGTTCGGCCGGCTCTTCGACTTCCGGAGCACTCATCGTCACGGTCGGTTGGGTCGGCTGCCCATCTTCTTCAGTGTCCTGCAGCGTCTTGAGCGTCTCGCCCTCTGCCGCGTCGTCAATCGTGCTGGCCAGCTCGGCGGGAGCTGGCGGAGCCACCCGGTCCCGATACAGCACGAGCGAGTGAACCGCGTGGTACAGCGGACCGCATTCAGCCGGCTGACTGCTGTTGGTCACCAGGTCGTTGGCAACCGCCTTGACCGCCCGCTTGACCCATTCTTCGTCGAGCCGGTTCGACGGCAGGGCCATCATCAGCCATTCCAGCATGTGGCCGGACGACTTGATTCGCTCGTTGAAGTCGTAACTGAATCCGCGGCCCTTGAAGAACTCGGTCGAAAACGTGCCGTCGGCGTTCTGAAGCGCTTTCGCCGCCGCGATGTGCTGCTTGAGCTTCTGGTCCGCCTCCAGCCACGCACCATGAAGCTGGCCGTGCTTCCGCAGGTAGGCGTTGCGGGCGTAAGCCAGCGCGAACAGGTTGTGCGTTCCACCACACGGAGCCCGCGTAACACTCGAGCGGGTCTGAATCCGCACCAGGTACTCCATGCTCCATTGCTGATTCTGCTGATTGACCCACTCGGCGTCCGGCTCGACGTAGTGCGTCAGGAACCACAGCGTCCAGGTCAGCTCTTCTTTCGTGCTGACCGACATCTTCGCATGACGAACGAGGTCGGCCACCGTAATCGTCCGGCCGCCCGCCACCTTGATCGGGTGATCCGTCGGCAGGTTCGACATCGACAGAATGGCCGTAAACTGATTCACGTGCCCTTCGAAGGCATAAGGAACCGTAAACGGATGGGCCCGACCTCCGTATTGCGTCACCTCGAACCAGTGTGTGCCGCGATACCGCGCACCGTTCGTGATCCACTCGATCGCATTGACGTGACCGTCACCCGACTTCAGCAGGTAGTTGTTCCGGTACGCCAGCAGTCCATGCATGATCTGCCACGGCGTGTGGCGATCGACATCGAGGTAACGGCGTGACGTTTTCGTGATCGCGGTTTCGACCAGCTCGAGCAGTGCATCGTCGACATTTGCACGCGACGTCGTCGCCGTACGTGTAATCGTCGAGCCCGCCTGCAGCGCCCGCGCCGATGTCAGAATGGACACCGCGATCAGGAAAGTCGTCACGAGCTTCATGCCCAGGAAACGCATGTCGGACTCCGTTGGTCGACCGATGGACATCCTGGCGCTGTCGGTCGCTGAATCTGTCTGTACAGTAAAAATCTCGGTGCCGTCACGACCCGCAGACCCGTTCCTTCTGGTGCCCGCAAGGCCGCAATCTGGTGACCGGAACTGCCGGTGACCGGGCGCTGGTCACATCATCAGGTTCCGGTGTGCGTATCTCATCGGTGTTCGCATGCGCATTTCTTGCAGCAACCTGCACCATTGCATCCTGCAGCGACTCCGGCAGACCGGTTGCGCGCGATATTCCAGCGCCGACAGGCGACGGGATTGTTGATCACGTCCGGTTGTTTCGGAACGCCCGGACTGGAAGCCTTCCCGCCACTCTCCGCGGAAAAGTACCCCAACCGGCCGAGATCTCAAAGACCAGTCTTGCGGTCCCGGCCGGCCGCCCCGCGCCATCACGCAGCGACTGCAGTTTTCCCCGCACCCCATGCCGAGCGCAGCGGCCCGGTGACTTCAAAAAAAGAGGCTCTCCCGGCCGTTTTCGCAGGTCGAATCTCGGTTGCAGACCTTGCACGAACGGCTATACTCGGCCTTCGCGGTCGGGAGCCAATCCTCACCACCGCGAAACACAATCCAGCACAGGCCCAAGTGGCGGAATTGGCAGACGCGCTAGGTTCAGGACCTAGTGGGAGTTAATCCCGTGGAGGTTCGAGTCCTCTCTTGGGCACTGGTCCACACAAAGGACCCGTGGCACTTTGCCGCGGGTCCTTTTGTCGTTCAGCCAGGTGGCAACCTGCACTCCCCTCTCAGACCGAATGCGCCGTCGCCAGCCCCCAGTCCACCTCGACTCCCAGCCCCGGACCGGTCGGCGTCTCGATGAATGGCCCCTCGATCGTCAACGGATTCTTCACGATCGAAAACTCGTGATACTCCGGGCCCAGAATGTCACCCGGGAACCGCTCCACCTGCAGGTTGTCAGTTCCTACCACCAGATGACACATCGCGGCACTCGCCACGTCCCACTCGAGATTCGAGCCGATGCTGCATGCCACACCGCGCTCGGCCGCGACCTCTGCAATCTGCCGCGATTTCCGGATCCCCCCATTCTTGCCGGGATAGACGCTGATCACGTCGCACGCGCCGTTCCGCAGGCATTCCTGCGCCTGGGCCAGATCGAACACCGTGTCGTCCGCCATCACCGGAATCCCCGTCTCCTCCCGCACTCGCGCCAGCCCCGCGTACTCGTGCCGGGGCGTCGGCTGCTCGAACAGCGACACGTTCAATGACTGCATCTCCTTCGTGGCTGCGATCGCCGTTTCCGCATCCCAGCCCCCGTTGGCGTCGATCACCAGCGCCCGGTCCGGACCGATTACCTCACGCACGGTCTTCACCCGGGCAATGTCCTCGGCGACGTTCGTTCCGACCTTCACCTTGATCGTTCGAAAGCCCGCCTCGACCAGTTCCTCGGCGATCGTCCGTGCCTGCTCCAGCGGGTACGCCCCCATCGAAAACCGGCACTCGATCCGGTTCGATCGACGCGGTCCGTCCAGCAGATCGTAGACCGGCTTTCCTGCATCTTTCCCGGCGATGTCCCAGCAGGCCATCTCGATGGCCGACTTCGCAAACCAGTTGTCCTTGGTCACCGCGTCGATCACCGCGTCGATCTCTTCGATCGCACGGGGATCCAGCCCGATCAGCTTTGGGGCCAGCATGCGGTCGACCATCGCCTGCGCACTCCAGACCGTCTCCCCGCTCCAGCGGGCCATGACGGTCGCTTCTCCGGCTCCTTCGATGCCGGCATCCGTCTCGACCCGCACCAGCAGGTATTCCGAATCTCCCTGCTGCCCCAGCGCAGAAATCATCCGACGCTTCGGCTTCAGCGGAATTCGAACGGCAAAGCTGTCAATCTTTGTGATCTTCATGGTGTCGCCCGGCTGCAGAATCGTGGCTGGTTCATCCGGGCACGATTGTCTTCGCCCGGCACTTATGTTGCAATTCGGTGGACCATTCCGAAGACCGGCCGCTCCGATGCTTTTTGGCACCGCGCCCGCCACAGCGGCCCCTGCAGGAAAGATCACCGCATGGCCCTCACTTCCGCCGCCACGCGGGTGAACATCAATCCCCCGCCCGGCGTCGAACTGACCGGCTGGGGCTATTACATCGGTCGTTGCTGGCACGACGTCCTCGACGACCTCTACGCCAGCGTTCTCGTCTTCGATGACGGCCACCATCCGCTCGCCATCATCTCCCTCGACCTGATGGTCATCAGCCGCGACTTCACCCGCTCCATTCGCAAGCAGGTTGCCGCCGCCACTGACCTGGCCCCCGATTCGATCCTCGTCTCCTGCACGCACACCCACAACGCACCCGCGTCCGGTGGACTGCTGGGAGTCGGCGAGGTCGATCCTGAATACGAAGCCTTCGCCGCCCGCCAGGCCGCCGCCGCCACCATCGACGCCTGGAACCGTCGCATCCCCGCCACCGCTCACGTCGCAACGGGCCAGCGCTCCGACCTCACCTTCAACCGCACCCGCGACAACGGCCCCGTCGACCCGACGCTCACCACACTCCGGATCGACGACGCCACCGGCAATCCGCTCGCCATCGTCGTCAACTTCCAGGCACACCCCACCGTCCTCACAAAGCTCCGCCCGTACTCCGTCAGCCGCGACACCCCCGGCCTCATCGCCGATCAGCTCGAACAGCAGTACCCCGGCATCGTCCCGCTCTACCTGCAGGGAGCCTGCGGCGACGTCAACTTCCACCGGCACTTCGTCTCACCCGGCCGCTGCCACGAACCCGCCCGCGAACTGGCCAGCTCGATCATCGGCATGCAGAGCAATGCCACCCGGCTGGACGACGCGCGACTCGCCGCCGCCGTCGGCACCGCCCGTCTCCCCACTCGCCGCTGGACCGATGACGAAATCGAGTCCGACCGTGCCGAAGCACTCCACCGCCTCGAACACCACGACATCGCCGGCTGGCGCGACACCATCGGCCGCGTGATGACCAACAACCCCGACGACATGATCCGCCGCCACGGAGGCGACGAATGGAAAGCCGTCGCCGCCATGTGCCGCTTCAACATCGAATGGACTGACCGCATGATCCCCTGGCTCCACCAGCCCGAGTGGCTCGATGTCGACGTGCAGGCCATGCGGATCGGCGACCTCGGCATCGTCGCCAACGGTTCGGAGTTCTTCACCACCCTCGCCCTCGACATCCGCAATCGTGCCGACCTCCCCCACCTGATGGTCTCCGCATATTCCAACGAACGCATCGGCTACCTTCCCGATGCCCACGACGTTCAGGCCCGCTCTTACGCCGCCTGGCAGTCACCCAAGTACTGCATCCAGTTCCCCTTCACCGAACAGTCCGGCCCCGCCATGTGCGATGCCATGCTGAAGGCGCTCGCCACTCTCGACTGAATCCCACCCCACCGATCCTGCCTGCTGAGGAGACTGTCACCATGCTCAACCGCCGCCGGTTCCTCGGAACCCTCGCTGCCGCCACGGCCGCCCCCGCCCTCCCCTCACTTCACACTCTGACCGCTGCCGACACAACGTCTTCCGGCCGCAAACGGATGGCCGTCGTCACCACCACCTGGTGGTATCACTCGCACGCCTGGCACATGGCCGAACGGTTCCTCGTCGGCTACCCGATCCGCGGACAATGGCACCATCCCGAGATCGACGTCGTCGCCGCCTACGTCGACCAGACTCCCGACAAGGACCTCAGCCGCCAGCGCTCTGATGAGTTCGGCTTTCCCATCTACGACTCGATCGCCGAGGCCCTCCGTTGCGGCGGCGACAAGCTGGATGTCGATGCCGTCCTTGTCATCGGGGAACACGGCGACTACCCGATCAACGAATACGGCCAGAAGCAGTATCCCCGCTACGAGTTCTTCACCCAGGTGGCCGACGTCTTCCGCGAAGACGGCCGCTCCGTTCCGGTCTTCAATGACAAGCACCTCTCCTGGAACTTCGACTGGGCGAAGGAAATGGTCGAGACCTCCCGCGAACTCGATTTCCCCTTCCTCGCCGGCTCGTCCCTCCCCGTCACCTGGCGGATGCCCTCCGTCGAAATGCCCTACGGGGCCGAGATCGAAGAGGCCCTCGTTCTCGCCTACGGACCGACCGACATCTACGACTTCCACGCCCTCGAAACCCTCCAGTGCATGGTCGAACGTCGCCGCGGCGGAGAAACCGGCGTCGCCTCCATCCAGGGACTGCACGGCGATCCCGTCTGGGATGCGATGAAGTCCGGCGGTTGGGACCCTGCTCTGTTCGAATCCTGCATCGCCCGCTCGCAGACGCTCGCCCAGCCGGAAACCTTCAGTCACCGCCATCCCACGTTCGAGCAAATGCAGGAATGGGTCGAAGACCCGGTCGCTTACCGCATCGAGTACGCCGACGGCCTCAAGGCGACCATGCTGCTGATGAACGGCCTGGTCAAGGACTTCACCTTCGCCGCCCGACTCAAGGGACGCAGGAAACCACTCTCGACACTCTTCTACCTCCCGCCGGTTCCCAATGTGACGTACTCCGCCGGCCTGATGTCGAAGGCGGAAGAGATGTTCATGACCGGCAACGCCCCGTACCCGGTGGAACGGACGATGCTCACCAGCGGCATGGTCCAGTCCGCTCTGCAGTCGGTGGCCAACGATCAGCAGAAAGCCGCTACCCCGCACCTGAACGTCGAATACACGACATCCAAGGAGTCACACTTCCTTCGTGCGTAATCTGGCTGCGCATGTCCTGGCACACGTAGGGCAGGCTCTGCCTGCCGCCGAACGGGAATCAATGCTGACACCCGCGTGCCACGGCTCTGTGAGCCGTGCATTGACATTAGCACGTAGGCTGGGACTGGTCCCAGCATTCGTCGAACTCTGATTCCTGACCACTGAACCTGACGAGCACCGACTCACGACAAAAGTGGGACAGACATTCCTGTCTGCCCGGAAGTGACGCCCCCTTTCCTTCGCTGCGCTTCATCGCCGGGCTCGCGCCCGAGGCTCGCCTACTTCCCAACTCCCAACTCCTACCCACTACCCACTAAAAACATGCAACTCACCAACATGAACTGGGGCGACGTCGCCGACCTCTCCCCTGACACTCCCGTCGTCGTCCCCATCGCGGCCCTCGAACAGCACGGCCGGCACATGCCCCTGTTCACCGACAGCATCCTGCTCGGCGAAGTGGTCCGCCGTGTCCAGGAGCCGCTCGCCGACTCCGTCCTCTTTGCCCCACTCACCTGGCTGGGAA
This region includes:
- a CDS encoding mandelate racemase/muconate lactonizing enzyme family protein; protein product: MKITKIDSFAVRIPLKPKRRMISALGQQGDSEYLLVRVETDAGIEGAGEATVMARWSGETVWSAQAMVDRMLAPKLIGLDPRAIEEIDAVIDAVTKDNWFAKSAIEMACWDIAGKDAGKPVYDLLDGPRRSNRIECRFSMGAYPLEQARTIAEELVEAGFRTIKVKVGTNVAEDIARVKTVREVIGPDRALVIDANGGWDAETAIAATKEMQSLNVSLFEQPTPRHEYAGLARVREETGIPVMADDTVFDLAQAQECLRNGACDVISVYPGKNGGIRKSRQIAEVAAERGVACSIGSNLEWDVASAAMCHLVVGTDNLQVERFPGDILGPEYHEFSIVKNPLTIEGPFIETPTGPGLGVEVDWGLATAHSV